CTACAAAATTTAGATCAAACTTATAACATTGGTCTGCCTGCAAATGTACCTGTGGCCACACGTGCAGATCTGGTGAATGTTGCCGGTTCTGTTGAAGATACAGGTTGTGCCAAGATTCCGAGCACAGCCGGTATGTGTTTTGATGAAGCCGATAACAGCAGTTGCCTTCCAAACGAATTGAACGAAGTTGGCCTGAAAACGTATAAGATTGATCTGGACAATCTGAAAGCGGCGATTGATGCAGGTTTTTATCCAACAGCAGCACAATACTTGATTGAATATAAATTCAATTCGAACCTGACGATTCAAGACGCAGAATGCTCAAGCATTGAATAAAATTTCAATCGATGTCTTTGAAGTCGAAGAGCCGGGCTGTCAGCCCGGCTTTTTTGATGACAGAACAGCGGGTTAATCGATTGACTTCTCGGTGTGACGACTTTGAGACCATGCTTTGGTTATCCACAAAAGTTGTGCATAACTCTGTGGGAAATGCTGCTAAGCCAGAAGCCGTGACGCCTTTGCCAAAGTCAAGCACTCGGCTAGCAGATTTTTATTGTATTTTTTTGCTTTGTGAAACTGAGCAAAATACCACTTAAGTGACTGTATTTTATTCAAAAAAATATTTTACAGCGTGTTAATCGATTGAGTGGCCTGATTTTCGACTTTCAGAAGTGGTGACGGGCTCTTTTCTAAGGCAGCTTTTTTGAAAAAAAGCGCAGATAGTTCCGGGTGTTGTTGGTAGAGAAAAGCCCGGTCTCTTTGTTCAGCATCACTATGCGTCAGATAACCCCGGCCATTCGGGTATTCGGTATTCCAGAGCTGACTCTTCGAAACCATACTGCTGGCAATGAATTGGCCAAGGTAGGTGACTTCACCGGCTGAAATACTGAAGTGGACGTTGAGTGGTTTTTCAGTTTGAGAAAAGACGGTTTTTCTGCCATCGGTGCCTTTAAAGGTAATGCTGTGTAGCTGGTAATTTCCGGCGGGTAGGGGAACAGTAAACAGAGAACTGGTGAAATGAGACGTTTTGAAATTACTGTCGTTATTGTTATTGGAAATCGCGAGATCGGTGTCGCTGCCCTGGCGACGAAAATACAATGTTGACTGAAGATTTTCTCCGGTCGATGGCCAGATTGTTGATGCGCCGAGGCTGCCAACCAGATAACCCTGCTCACTTGAATTGGAGACATGGTAATTTTCAGGAACTGAGACGACGATGCCGTTACTACATCCAGTCAGAAACAAACCTAACAGACTGTAAACCAAAGGCTTCATGCCTTACCCATCCTATGGTTGTTGAACGATTGTATCAAAGGCCGGATGATCACACCGATCAACCAATCCCATATGAGTGTTGTATTACAAAGCACATTTATGCCATATAACTCACAAAATCTCACTGGATTGATGAAAAAAATACTGCATTAAAGGGAAGTTTGAGCATTAGCTCAAGTTTTTCAAGGAAATAGCATGCACGCAGAAGGATGATTTGACTGGCAAATCGTGTTGCCAGTCAAAGTTGACTCAGGACGTAATCACGTTTTTGAATTTACTTTTTTTGCTCTGGATGTAATCAACATCTGGCGGAAAGTCTTTGTTCGACTTGGCATGCCGCATCATATCGAACACTGTAAATTCAGTCAGAATCGCGAAGGTGTAAGGGATGAATTTACCCGCCGCTTGCAGGGTTGGGTCAAAATACTGGTCCCCGAGACGGATCAAAGCATGATCGATCACGGGATCTTCACAGCGGAAGCCAAGTACGTAGCGATCCCCTTTGCCATAAATGACATTCATATAACTGTTATAAAAACATTCATTCTCTTGCGTTGTGCAGGCATCCAGCTGTTCTTGCGTCATCGCTGAAACCGTTACAATACGCATGTTTTCAGGACGATACCCTAGATCTCTGAGTTGTTTTTGAATGGATTCGTTAGGAAGCTCTGTCACTTTACTTTCCGATAGACTGATTTTTCGCGCATTATAGCTTTCCTTCTCGCATTGGTCACTTTCTGCTTTGAACTGAAGCAGTTTGATTTCAGGAAAATGCTCTGCTTTTCAACGTCCCCGGAAGAGGAAACAAAATTTCCGGATTGATAGTTTAAATGAGATTTGTTTTCAACTAAGATGTGTGACCAGTGACTCAGATAACTGAGTATCAGAACAGTTACAGAAAGTGTGCCGCGATACGCTTTCTGAATCGGATGCTTAAGGTAACCGTTCCAAAATGAATATCATGAAATCCAGTCTTGCCTTTGTTGCTATCGGCCTGAGCGTAAATACAGCAGCCAGTACGCTCGATTCTGCACGAGCCATTGAAAGTCAAATCAATCAGTCCGCCGCGCAAAGCCAGGGGCGCATTGATCAAAGCGCTGAAGCTTCTTTAAGTATGAGGGCGGAAATTGAAGCCCTTCGGGAAGAGGTCAAGAACCTGACCGTTTACCGTGATCACTTAGCCCGTCTTGTGGACAGTCAGGAAGGTGAAAAATCCAGCCTGAAAGAGCAAATTGCGGGTATTCAGGAAACACGGCAGGGGGTTGTGCCTTTGATGTATCAGATGATTGATGGCCTGAAAACGCTGATTGAAACAGACAAACCCATCAAACGTGATCAGCGTCTGGCTCGTATTGCTAAGCTGGAATTTATGATGGCGCAAGCGGACATCAGTGATGCTGAAAAATACCGTCGTATTCTTGAGGCGTACCAGATCGAAATGGATTACGGTACAAAGCTGGGTCTATATCAGGGAAAAGTTGCGCTGTCACCTTCGGAAAGTATTCAGGCAGACTTGCTGTATTTAGGCCGGGTGGCCTTTGTTGCCCGAAGCCTGGATGGTCAGCGTTACTGGGCCTGGAATGACAGTACGTCACAATGGCAGGCACTTGAAGCCAATGTTGGCACAGATTTGGATAAAGCCTATGCGATGGCTTCGAAGCAAATTGCACCGGGTCTGATTTCACTGCCCGTGTCTGTCAATGTGGAGGGCCAGTAAGATGCAATTGAAAACTTTGACCTTAGCATTGTCTCTGCTGGCAATGTCTGCAAATGCATTGGCGGTGGACGGGTTAGTTCAGCAATCACGTCAGGACCAAAAATCTGAGAAAGCTCACCAGCAGGTCCGGGAGTCCGGTTTCAAACAAACGGAAGCGCAAATTCGTGCTGAACGGGATGCACTTCTGGCTGAGCGGAAAAAGCTGAACGAAGAAACGGATCGCCTGAGCGATATTTTTGGTAAAAATGAACAGTCGCTGGCTCAGTTAGAAGAAGAGCTCCGCCTGGAATCCGGAAGTCTTGGAGAGCTGTTTGGTGTGGTTCGCCAGACTGCAAAAGATCTGGATGCAGAGCTGGACACATCGGTGACAACAGCAGACCGGAATCAACATACGGACGTTGTGAAAAAGATTGTGGATGCGAAAGCTTTGCCATCTCTGAAGCAACTGAACGGCCTGTGGCAAGGCATGCTTGAACAAATTCATGCCAGTGCTGAACTGCGTAAAGTATCGGTGCCGCTCGTGAACGGAGAAGGCTATGAGTCTGAAGTTGAAGCTTACCGTTTGGGGAGCATTGGCCTGATTGGTGAGCAAGGTTATCTGGCCTGGCATGCTGACCGTCACGTGGCGACCCCCTATCTGAAACAGCCAGAGCATGCCCCTGTTTCCAGCCAGATTGCTGCGTTGTCAGAGACGGGCGTCCAAATGGCTGTCGTTGACCCGTCTCGGGGCAAGATGCTGGCGCAATTAGCGCATACGCCATCGTTAATGGATCGTCTGGCACAAGGGGGTGTTGTTGGTCAGATTATTCTGGGTCTGCTTGCGATTGGTGGTGTGATTGCATTGTATCGTGGCGGAAAATTACTGGTCATCCGTCAGCAAATTAAATCCCAGCTGAAAAACCCGCAGCAGCCGGGTAATAATCCACTCGGCCGAGTCCTGAGTGTTTACGACAAAGAACAGAACCGAACTGTTGAAGCCCTTGAATTACGTTTGCTGGAAACCATTGTGGATGAACAGCAAGGTTTGGAACGTGGCCTGTCCATGCTGAAACTCCTGGCTGCACTGGCGCCGATGCTGGGCTTGCTGGGGACGGTGACCGGGATGATCGAAACCTTCCAGGTGATTACACAGTTTGGTAATGGCGATCCGAAAGTGATGGCTGGTGGGATTTCAATGGCACTGGTCACAACGGTTCTGGGTCTGGTGTCTGCGATGCCATTATTGCTGGCGCATAATCTGCTCAGTACGCAGGCTGATGTTATTCGTAATATTCTGGAAAAACAAGGGATTAGCCTGGTTGCTGCTGAGGCTGAAAAAACAGGAAGCCCAGCGTAATGAATGTTTCATTGTTCAGTGCAGCATTTGCTGAAAACTGGTGGTTTTCCCTGCAGCATTTTATGCAGCAGGGAGGACAGGTGCTCTGGTGGCTGGCAGCGGTCGTTTTGTTCAGTTGGCTTTTGGTGACGGAGCGTTTGCTGTATCTGGCTTTTACTTACCCGAAACAAAAACAGCAGTGGCTGACTCAATGGCAGGCCCGCAGCGATCAAACGTCCTGGTATGCCCATGCCATTCGTTCCGGTTGGTTAAATGAAGCACATCTGGCACTCAGTCAGAATCTGAATGTGATCAAGGTACTGGTGGCGATTTGTCCGATGTTGGGGTTGCTGGGCACAGTGACCGGTATGATTTCTGTGTTTGATGTCATGGCCAATCAGGGCAGCAGCCAACCTAAACTCATGGCTTCGGGGATTTCTCTGGCAACGTTACCGACGATGGCCGGGATGGTTGCGGCACTTGCAGGTCTGTTTGTTCATGCCCGACTGGCAAAAGCGTGCCGGATGCGTGAGCAAAAATTAGAAAAATTATTAAGGAGTCAATGATGAGATTAAGTCGTCCATCTGCCGCTCGGGAAGAAGCACAAGTCGATCTGACGTCGATGCTGGATATTGTGTTCATCATGCTGATTTTCTTCATCGTGACGAGTTCATTCGTGCGTGAATCCGGTGTTGAAGTCAATCGGCCTCAGGCCAGCAACGTCGTCAGTCAGAAAGATGCCGGTATTTTCGTTGCCATTACGTCTGCCAACGATGTGTACATCGATAAGCGTGTCGTTGATGTCGAGCGTGTTCAGGCAACGTTAGAAACCATGCTGCTTGAACAGCCGGATGCTTCGCTGGTGATTCAGGCTGACGAACATGCTTATAGCGGCACGGTCGTGAAAGTGATGGATGCTGCAAAAGGGGCAGGGGTTCAGAATATTGCTCTGGCTGCGGAGAAACGCTGATGTTCAGGCTGTTGATTGCTGCGCCAATTGCCTTTGTGATGACGTGGGGCTTATTTAGCTTTATGGCCTGGATGGTGGATGACGGCCATCGTCAGCCACCAGAGAAAACAGAAACACTGGCATTCAACATGGTGATGGTGGAGCAGGAACGGGAGGCGCAGCGACGTCAGCGCGCTGTCCCGGAGAAGCCAGAAACACCTGAACCGCCCCCAGAAGCCATGCCGAAGCAATCGAAAGCAAGTGCGGTTACACCTTTGGCATCGCCAACCATGCCTTCTGTCGCACTGAATGCTTCCGTGACAGGGATGGCGGTGAATATCCCGACATTTTCTGACATTGGCAAAGACCAGCAGGCGATGCCGTTGTACCGGATTGAACCCAAATATCCGCCGCGGGCATTGAAACGGGGCATTCAAGGGTACGTGGTGCTGTCTTTCACCATTGACCCACAAGGACGTCCGACCGATATCCAGGTCGTTGATGCTGAGCCAAAACGAATGTTTGATCGTGAAGCGATTCGAGCCCTTCGAAGCTGGAAGTATCAGCCAAAACTGGAAGGCGGGCAAGCGTTAGCTCAGCCAGGCCAATCGGTGAAACTGGAGTTTAAACTGAACAAATCATGAAAAAGTATGCATTAATCTTCGCACTGCTTTTTACGCCTGTCGCTTTGTCTGCTCAGTTATCACAGTATTCAGCGGGAAAAGTTCAGCAAGCGCAAAAATTACAGCAGGAAAACAAACTGAATGAAGCGATTTCGGTCCTCAAAGGCATGGATATCTCTCGTGCTTATGACCGTGCCTTCATTGATCGTGTCCTTGGCGTGTATTACTGGCAGGCAGAAAAGCCTGCAGATTCGATTCGCCATTTGAGCCAGTCTGTGAGTAGTGGTCTGCTGGAAGATGAGCAGGCGCGTTCGACGCAACGTATGCTGGCCGATATTCTGTTATCTCAGGCGCAATATAAAACGGCTCTGAAGCATTATTACCAGCTCAGCCAGTCGATTCCTGCGTCAGAAAAAGCAAAAGCAGATGAGCTCTGGCTGAGAATTGCGCAGGCACATTATCAGATTGAAGAGTGGCGGCCGGTTCTTTCGGCTTTGCAACATTATGAGCGCATGCATCGGAAAGACGAAGTCCAACCGCTCACGATGAAATTAGGGGCCCAGTTACAGTTGAAGCAACTTCAGTCAGCACTGCCCACGCTGAATCGCTTAATTGTGCTGCAGCCAGAGAAAAAGGTGTGGTGGCAACAAATGGCGGGCATTCAAATGCAGCTGGATCGTCACCGGCATGCCATGGAAACACTGGCATTGGCACAGCGGCAGGGCGTTGATTTATCTCAGCAGGATCTGAAAACGCTGGGACAACTGTATGCTCAGCAGGGCATTCCTGAAAAAGCGGCACGCATTTTTGCGTCGTTAGAAAATAGCGACTCGGATGAAACCTTACTGGTGTCACTCGCCACCTACTGGCAAATGGCGAAAGAGTGGGATAAATCGATTTCGAGTTGGCAGAAAGCCGTTCAACTGAACAGCAAATATCGCTGGCAATTAGCGCAGTTGCTGATTCAGGAAGGGCAATATCAATTGGCCTTAAATGAACTGAATCAGATACAAGATTCAAAGCGCAAAGCTGATGTTGAGCTGGCCAAAGTTCGTGTATTTTACAAATTAGAGCAGTACGAACAGGCAATTGTTCATGCCAAAAAAGCCGATCAAATTGAGTCGTCCAAATCTTCTCAAAGCTGGATTAAGTACTTGAATCAGATTCGAAATATGAACTCCTGATCAAATCTGCAATATTTTTGGGAAATGACAAACGAAAGCGGCCTTGTGTGCCGCTTTTTGTGTTGTCACTTCTGGTCGGAAATAAGCTTCGTATTTTATCTGATTGAAAAATAATGCTATTCTCCATCACCAGTTGTGAGTATGAATGCATTGTGTTGAGTATGATGGCGTGCTTTGGCAGGGTTGTCTGAACTGTCACGGAAAAGAGAAGATGTTGTTTCTAATCAAAATAATTTTGCTGCAGAACTTGCTTGCTGGTGGGGCAGTTTGGGTGGGTTATCGTTTTTTTGATGTGCCATACATGCTCGGACAGGATGCGCTTTTTTACATGTTTGCTTTGCAATGGGGCATGGCTGCGCTGGTTTGGAATGGTGGGCGTAGCAGTGTGAAGTATGATCAGGATCCTGCTGCGCGAACCACCAATAAGATGTTGTCATCTGCACAGGTTCAGGCTGATAAAAAGAAAGCGTTCGCAGCGAATTATCATTTTGGGCTGCAGCTATTTATTTCTGGTCTGCTGCCCTTGATTGTTTGCGTGATGTACTCGGTATTGTAAGACACACTACACCAGAGGTGTAGCGTGACGATGCAAGATTCGGTCAGGCTGTGTACGGCAGGTATCCTGTGAATCCACAGATTTTCCAGCCGCTGGTTGTGTGTTTCAGATAATAAATGGACTGCCAGAGTAATTCATCTGCTTGACCGTCCGCCCGCTGGATGGTGCCGCGGAACTGTTTCCGGGCAATGGCCCGCACGTTTTCAATGGTGATTTCATTGAGCGTTGTGGCGCGATGCACTGCCGTTTTCAACGGTTCAGCATAGGCCGTATTTTGAGCCACCAAGGCTTGCTTAAGCCATTCCTCCCGATAGTCGGCCAATGTAGAAAAGGCAAACGTCCATTGCGCAGGGTCCTGACTGTGGTTGGCATTGACGGCGTAGAATTCCTGTTCAATAAAATCTTCAGCAACCTGTGTCCAGTCAGCATCACAATAGGCCTGAATATCACGTGTAACCAGCATGTCCCAGATCTCGGCGCGATGGGTATCTTGTTCCGAAAATGGATTGGTCTTTATCATGTCTTCTCTCCCAAAAAACAGCTTGATAGGGCGGCCACAAAAAATGTGGCGAAACCGTCGGCTATCAAACTGGATTTTCGGCGGAATTGGAACTCTGGGTGTGAGATGTTGGGATCTCAGGCAAAGAATTGAGTTTTAGGGGAAAAGTGACGATTGCTGCTTGATGTTCTTAAAGAAAAATCCCGCTTTATAACAGAGATATAAAGCGGGATTTTTTAGAAGTACAGTCTGACAACAGATTCTGCGACACAGCCAGGGCGGCGGCAGCCTTCAATTTCGACTGAAATTTCCTGAACAATTTCTAGTCCCCGTTTAATTGGCGTGACTGACTGAATTTTGGTGCGTGCACGAACACGATTTCCGGATTTGACCGGGTACGGGAAGCGCACCTGATTCAGTCCGTAATTCACCGTCATCTTCGCCGTCGGAAACTTCATATTATCCGGGTCAACGCTATCGGTCAGAACAGAAAGTAAAGACAGCGTCAGAAAACCATGCGCAATCGTGGTTTTAAACGGTGATTCTTGTTCTGCGCGCTCGGGATCAGTGTGAATCCACTGATGATCTTCTGTCACGTCAGCAAAACGATTGATTCGGTCCTGATCAATCGTCAACCATTCACCCACGTGAATTTCTTCACCGAGCGAACCATTTAATGTTTCCATGAGCTTGGCTGCTTCCGGGTGCAATTCAACAGGTGCAGGGGCAACATTCTGATTTACAGTGCCATTCGAAGCAATGCTTTCAGTTTTTGTCCAGCCATTGACATGCGCTTTATTTAAAAACTCAATCCAGTAATCACGGATTGATGGCGACAACCAATCTTTTAGCTCGAATGGATGCTTGGCCAGAATTTCACTTTTTTGTTTGAGAAAGTCGACCACTTTCATGCGTACCAACCTTTATCGATTTTTCTTCGTATGATTGAGGCGGCATATTGAATCTTGGCTGATCAGCGTCAGGATCAAAATGTGCCCTTGATCTCAATAAACTCATCGGATGAGTTGCCATTATTATAAATCAAAGTCTTTTAGTCACTGTAAACTGTGCGTCAAATCATGTTTCAGATGCTTATTGTGATCCTCATCACACTTTTTGGGGTGTCACTCAAGGTCAGAGTTCACATTACATACAGTCAAGGATTTTTATATTTAAATGAGATTTATATCATAAACATTCGGGTGAATATGACTGTTGATACTTTGGAGTATAGATTGTCGCAGGAAAAAGAAGCGAAAATTGTGCGGTTGGTTCCTTTTTGAACGACATGCGTTATACCTAGGTTATACCTGTTCTGCAGGGAGAAACGTTGTCAGGTGGGGTTGTGTGTTGTCGAACCTGGTTGTGGTGTTGTCTGATTCTATGGGTGTCTTACAGGGTAAGTGCTGCACCTGGCGATGAAATTGTTTTTGCGCTGGATAAATCAGTGAACCAGGCTGTTGAGCAGTCGATTCCTGGTGCGTCTCTGGCGGTGATCGTGAATGGTCAGATTCGGCTATTGAGAGGTTACGGTGTCACAAAGGTGGGTGGGGCAAAGAAAATTGACTCTGCCACCATCTTTCCGCTGGCTTCCATTTCTAAAACGTTTGCCTCTGCGGCAACAGCGATGCTTGTGGATCGGGGGTTACTTGAATGGGACACCCATGTCGTTCCATATCTTGACAAAATACAGTTCAGCGACCCGGCTCTGGGAAAATCGGTCACCTTAAGAAATGTGCTTTCACATACCACTGGATTGGTTCCGCAAGCCTATTCAGATTTACTTGAAAACGATGTGAGTTATCGACGTATCCTTTCGATTCTGGATCGGGTGAAGTTCGTTTGTGATCCCGGGGAATGTTATGGATATCAAAATATCGTCTATAACCTGAGTGCCGATATGATCACACTGGCTGCAGGCATGGATTACGCACAGTTCGTCAGCGAGCAAATTTTTATTCCATTGCACATGCAACATGCCAGTTTTGGTCTGAAAGCTTTCCTGAATTCAGAGAATCGGGTAGAGCCACATGTCCGAGTCAAAAAAGGATATGCTTCTGTTAAACCAGCGCCTTACTATTATCAGGTGCCTGCGGCTGCCGGTGTGAATGCAAGTTCACAAGATTTAGCACAATGGATGCTGGCACAGTTTGGTCAGTACCCTGAAGTGGTCAGTGATGAGAATCTGGCATTACTTCATCAGCCTGCCATTCGGGCGAACCAATACCGGTACCGTGCAAAACTGGATAATGTGTATTACGGTCTGGGGTGGCGAACCTTTGATTATCAAGGGATTACCGGGTTTGTACACCATGGCGGTTGGGTGCGCGGGATCAGAACAGAAATGTTATTTCATCCTGCAACACAAACAGGCATGGTGTTTCTGACCAATTGTGAAACAGACTACGCCCGAGAAATTGTACTTGAATTTTTGAGCCTGTATCAACGATATATTGACCCAGCATCCTCTGAACGGGAAGTAGCAACAGCGGATTAAAAAATTTTTGTGGACCCCTTGATATTTGGTCTGTCAGGCGTACACTTCGCTTGAAATTTGCCTTTTAGATGAACGACAAAGGAGCGAACGATGGCAAAGAAACACAAACATTCCCAGCAGCAAGCAGCGGTGTCAGAACCGTCTGAAAGCCTGACTGAACATGGGCGGGGTGCGATTCAGGATAATGCCCTGAAAGCTATCGTCACGAGTAAGATTTTTCGCAGCCGCGTTGAAAAATCCAAAAAAGGCAAAGGAAGCTTTCAACGGAAGGCAAAACACGGCGGACGAGAGTCCTGGCCAATCGCCGCTTAACTGAGTTGTGATTGCCCAGGACTCTTTTTTGATATGAGTAATATTCTGACTTTGTGGTCAGGATTCATAAGGTCGGGTATAGTGGTTTTCTTCTCTGCCTGAGTATTTGATTTGAAAGGAGTCTAATCGTGAAACGAAACTGGCTACACCTGTTCTCGCTGTTATTTTTCCTCAATGTCCAGACAGCCCACGCAGAAGAAAAAGTATTGGTTTTTGCAGCCTCTTCCTTAACGAATGCCTTGACTGAACTGGCTGAGCAATTTGAAACCCAAACGGGAGATCAGATTGTTCTGTCCTTTGCTTCCTCCTCTGCACTTGCCCGTCAACTGGCACAAGGGGCACCGGCTGATATTTATCTTTCTGCAAACACCAAATGGATGGACTATGTCGAGGCTCAGCAGGTGGTGAATGCGGATACGCGAAAAGATTTGCTTCACAATCGCCTGGTTTTGATCGGCCATGCGTCATCAACACTTGGGCTGATAACGCTGGGCAATGAACTGGATCTGGCTGCGCTGCTGAATGGCAGCCGGATTGCTGTTGGGGATCCGAACCATGTGCCAGCCGGTATTTATGCGAAACAGGCGCTGACTTCCTTAGGACTGTGGCAGCAGGCTGAACCTCGGTTGGCGAGGGCAAACAATGTTCGTGCCGCTTTGTTGTATGTTGAACGACAGGAAGCAGCGCTCGGGATTGTTTATCAGACAGATGCTCAGATTGCAGCAAATGTTCGTGTGATTGCACCGTTCCCGCAAGGCAGCCATGATCCAATTACTTACCCAATGGTCTTAACGCAAAAACAACCTTCTGGTATGGCACTGGCATTTTATCGTTTTCTTGAATCAGATCATGCGGCAGACGTATTTAAAAAATATGGTTTTTCCATGGATTAACCTGAAAAATCAAGAAGACTGAACCATGGATGTTTTGACTTTAAGCGATTACGAAATCACAGCACTTCAGCTCAGTCTGAAAGTTGCGCTCACGGCTGTATTGATCAGTCTGCCCGCTGGCATTGCCTGTGCCTGGGCACTGGCAAGAGGGCGCTTTTGGGGAAAGTCACTGCTGGATGGGCTGGTTCACCTGCCTTTGGTGTTACCCCCCGTTGTTGTGGGTTATCTGCTGCTGGTGCTGATGGGCCGGCAAGGGCTGATCGGCGCGTATCTGTATGATTGGTTTGGCCTTACTTTTGGTTTCAGCTGGCGGGGAGCGGTGCTGGCTGTTGCTGTTGTCGCCTTCCCGCTGATGGTCCGATCAATTCGGCTGGCATTGGAAAATGTCGATCCCAAGCTGGAGCAGGCTGCCCGGACTTTAGGGGCAAATCCCGTACAGGTCTTTCTGACCATCACACTTCCACTGATGCTGCCAGGTATTCTGACCGGTACCGTTCTGGCTTTTGCCCGCGCGTTGGGTGAGTTTGGTGCCACGATTACTTTCGTTTCGAATATTCCCGGAGAAACACAGACGATCCCGCTGGCGATGTTTTCTTTTATCGAAACGCCGGGCGCAGAAACAGAAGCGGCCCGCTTATGCGCGATTGCAGTTGCCATTGCTTTATTGTCGCTTGTGCTCTCAGAGTGGCTCGCCCGAGTCGCGCGGCGCCGTTTGGAGGGTTAATGTTCGAACTGACAGCAATAAAACAGGTCGGGCAGTTCAGGCTGAATGTCGATCTCAGATTGCCTGATTCCGGGATTACCGCGATTTTTGGGCGTTCAGGCGCAGGAAAAACCTCACTGATTCATCTTGTCAGTGGCCTGACTCAGCCGGATGAAGGAAGAGTTGTTCTGGGGGAGCATGTCTTGTGTGATACGTTTCAGGGCATTGATTTACCGCCGGAAAAGCGTCGTATCGGTTACGTTTTTCAGGACGCCAGATTATTCCCGCATTATAAAGTTCGTGGAAAT
The Photobacterium sp. GJ3 DNA segment above includes these coding regions:
- the modB gene encoding molybdate ABC transporter permease subunit — encoded protein: MDVLTLSDYEITALQLSLKVALTAVLISLPAGIACAWALARGRFWGKSLLDGLVHLPLVLPPVVVGYLLLVLMGRQGLIGAYLYDWFGLTFGFSWRGAVLAVAVVAFPLMVRSIRLALENVDPKLEQAARTLGANPVQVFLTITLPLMLPGILTGTVLAFARALGEFGATITFVSNIPGETQTIPLAMFSFIETPGAETEAARLCAIAVAIALLSLVLSEWLARVARRRLEG